The region TAAGCCTCCAAAGTCTTTTCTTGATTTAGGGAAGTGATTATGTAGGCCTCTTAACCGAGGCCATTTTCATTTGGGAGTATTTATATTAATCATGACGTTTTGCTGATTAGCATAAAGTTTTATATCGTTATCATGAAAAGCTATCGTCAATTCTAAACTTTCTGTTTCTTTTAAATTTAATGACTGCCTGATTTCTTTCTGATTGGTTTGGACTATCTCAGAGTAATAGTCTACCATTCTTTGAATATACATTAATCTACTTACGTCATGGAAACTATCACCATTAGTCATAGTTCCAAATAGTTGATAAACAGTTCCATCTTCCATTTGCATAGCATAGTTACAATGAGCATTTCGTAATGCCATGCGTTGTTTAGTATCTAAATTATGTCCTGTGATACCTTTCACTCTAAAGTGCTCTATAGATTCAGGAAGATACTTATGAATTTTTTTTATCAGATTTTCATTTACCCAAACATCAGAATATCCTCTTCCATGAGGCATAATGTCTATGAAAATGACGGCGTTTTCAAAAAACATACAAAATAAAACAGGACCTGTTCGCTTAAAGAATCCATTTTTAAAAGGTTCTTCAGAAAGATGTATGTGATGAATATTCCAAGAGTTTAATAGTAGGTCGTTGTAAATATATTTTGTTGTACTCAATGAAAGATGCGGATTTATTGTTAACCCAAGGGTAAGTTTCCTCTTGATGGATTCATATGCCTTTTCTGTTCCTTCAGGTACTTGAATTCCTGGTAGTTCGATTACTAATCTTCTTTTATCGCTTGGTATTCTTCTTTGTAAGGCGAAAACAGCTTTTAAATTTTCAATTGTTGTTAAGCTATCATCATATTGAAAACTAAACTGAGCTAACTGTTCATCAATATAAGTTCTCATTCCATTTTCAGGTGTGAATTTTATCATATCGAACATCTCTGTTTCAGTTTCACGCTGTAATTTTTTCTACTGAAAAGTACTGGTTTACTACATCAGCAATTCCATTTTCCGTATTGTTACCTATTACTAAATCAGCACACGCTTTCACTTCATCAACAGCGTTACCCATAGCAACACCCAAGCCAGCAGTCTCCAACATACTTAGATCGTTGAAATTATCGCCAAAGGCTATTACCTGGCTCATAGATAAACCTTGTGATTCTACCCATTGTGCCAGGCGTTTACCCTTACTGTTTCCGGCTTGTGCTATGTCTACTTGGTCGTGCCAAGACCATTCACAAGCAAGGCCAAGCTCACGCTCTACGATCTGACCAAAGCTATGTAGTTTTTCAGTATCAGAATCAGTAAGGGCGAATTTCCATATAGCATCAACATTTTGAGAGGCTTCACTCAGAGAGGGTACTTGTTTGAATACTGGACGTTGTGACTCTGGAAGAGATTTAGCCCAATTTCCTGTACGGATAATATGCCCCGTTGGATTTTGATAAAACATGGCATCATCGGCATACATCAGACTATGAACATTGTAACTATCAAGTAGGTTTACTAATTGAGTAGCTTGTTCTGGTTGTAATGGGTCTGAGGCAATAACTCTTTTTTCGGCGTAATCGTACAATAAAGCACCGTTACAACATATAGCTGGTGTATTCAGTGCTAATGCCTGATAAAAAGGATGGATGGCTACAAAGTGCCGTCCGGTAACTATGACAACCTTTGCCCCTGATTTACGGGCATTCTGTAGGGCAGTTAATGAGGCTGGTAAAATAGTTTTTTCTGGCGTCAATAAAGTGCCGTCCAGATCAAGGGCGATTACCTGATAGTCCATGTAGTGATTCACCTGATTTTGGTATGTAGTTTTTCCGATAGTACACCGCTTTGCGGCTACGACGAAACAAGGTGAAGAGAGTCTTGTTGAGCACTGGAACAACGTTGGATACTGGCGTATTGCCCTGGATTGGTGAAAATGTTGTAATAAGCGTCACACACTCAAATAAGTGCCATTACAACAAATTGCAGGTGTATCTAACGCCAGTGCCTGATAAAAAGGGTGAATGGCAACGTGATGTCGACCCGTTACGATAAGGAGTTGATATCCCGCTTCCTGCGCGCGTTTTAGCGCCTCAAGGGAGGAGGGGAGAAGGGTTTTTTGCGGCGTCAGTAAGGTACCGTCTAAATCCAGAGCAATCACACGCGAGGTCATCTGTTTTCCCGGGTTAATATTGAATTTACGTTTTGATGGGATGGTACACCGAGAGGCGAACGCTTCAAAACTCCTGTCGACAATTCAGCATTCACCGTCAAAAGTTAACTACTTTCATGCGCAGTGAGGAGTGAATATTCATGAAACAAACCGTTTATACCGCCAGTCCTGAAAGCCAGCAGATCCACGTCTGGCGTTTAAATACCGAAGGGACACTCACGCTGGTTCAGGTTGTAGATGTGCCAGGCCAGGTACAGCCGATGGTCATCAGCCCGGATAAACGTTTCTTGTACGTGGGTGTGCGCCCGGAGTTCCGCGTGCTGGCCTATCGCATTTCTCCGGACGATGGCGCGCTGACGTACACTGCCGAAGCCCCGTTGCCGGGCAGCCCAACCCATATCTCGACCGATCGTAAAGGCAACTTTGTCTTCAGCGGCTCTTATAATGCGGGCTGCGTCAGCGTAACGCGTCTGGAAGAGGGCATTCCGGTCGAAACCGTGGATGTGGTGGAAGGGCTTGAAGGCTGCCACTCGGCGAATATCTCTCCGGATAACCGCACGCTGTGGGTGCCTGCGCTGAAGCAGGATCGTATCTGCCTGTTCACCCTGAGCGACGATGGTCACCTGGTGGCGCAGAATCCTGCCGAAGTGACTACCGTTGAAGGCGCCGGCCCGCGCCATATGGTCTTCCATCCGAACCAGCAGTACGCCTATGTGGTTAATGAACTGAACAGCTCGGTGGACGTATGGGAGCTGAAAGATCCTAACGGCCAGATCGAGTGCGTGCAGACGCTGGACATGATGCCGTCTGATTTCTCCGATACCCGCTGGGCGGCGGATATCCACATTACGCCAAATGGTCGCCATCTGTACGCCTGTGACCGTACCTCCAGCCTGATTACCGTCTTTAGCGTCTCTGAAGACGGCAGCGTGCTGGCGATTGAAGGGTTCCAGCCAACGGAAACCCAGCCGCGCGGCTTTAATATCGATCACAGCGGTAAATACCTGATTGCGGCGGGGCAGAAATCCCACCACATCGCGCTGTATGAAATTAAAGGCGAGCAGGGGCTATTGGAAGAGAAAGGACGTTACGCCGTAGGCCAGGGGCCAATGTGGGTCGTGGTAAACGCTCACTAAGCGGCTACAAACAAAAAACCTCGCGAATGCGAGGTTTTTTTATGCCCGGTAAACGCGGCGCCACCCGGCAAAACAGCTTACTGTTTCGGCTCAGCCACCACTTTGCTACCCAGACCGCGGTTGTTGTATTCCCACATGCGGTTGAAGTTAGCGTCGTTCAGGTTGCGCTGCACGTTCCCTTTATCATCCACCGCACCGGTATTACCGGAGAATGGACGTTTGGAGATCGCGGCATCAGCCCACGGCTTCGCCATGTTGAAGCCTTCGTTGATCACGCTGTCGCGGATCACGACCTGACCGTTGGTCGCAGAGTCCACATCCAGGGAGCGTCCCAGCTGCGCCACGCCGTCACCGGCAGCATTAAAGCGGCTGTTCACGGCCAGGAAGCCGTAGAAGAGGTTAGACTGGGTTGCCGGAGCAAACACGTAACCTTCCTGCTGAGTACGTGAGTTCACCACGCGGAAATCGGTATTATCAAACACCACCGCGCCGCGACCGGACACCAGATCCACGTCACCTTCAACGTAGCTGTTGGTCACCAGGGTACGGGTCAGGCGGTTATTCTGCAGGGTGTTCTGCACGCCGCTGTTGGTCACGAAGAAGGTGTTCTGACGGCCAAGAATGTTGACGTTGTTAATCTGCACCTTATCGCCATCGCTACGCAGCGCAACGGCCTGGTGGCTGCCGGCATCAACGCTGTCGCCCAGGGTATTCTGAATGGTCAGGTTCTGCAGCTGCAGACCGTTATTCTGAGACCAGAACACCGCCGAGCACATCACGCCAATGGTGGCGGAACGCTTGCTCTGGCAGTTATCAAACATATACCACGCCGGTTTGCCCGGCATATATTTACCGGCCGGGTTCACCAGGTGACGCCAGGTGTTGCTGTCGATTTCGGAATCAATCGCCAGGCCAATTTTTACGTCGATCGCTTTTTCGCCCAGACCGTAAAGTGTAATGCTGCCCGGTGCCGCCGGAACATACACGGTGCCTTCATATTCACCCGGCAGGATCGCGATGTACTGGCGAGACGCGCTGTGTTTAGTGATGGCAGCATCAACCGCAGCCTGAATAGAGGTATGCGTTACGCCCTGCGCACCCGCCGGGCCAACCACGAAGTCAGGCTGTTTAGGCAGGTTGATAGAAGACGGTGTCCACGGCGCAGCGTTAGGATCCATCGCCGAGAAGTAGTGCGCACGATCGAAGTTCTTCGCTTCATCAGCGGACAAAATCGGGCGGGAGGCGGTACCGGGCGCAACCTGCTCAGAAGGGCGCTGATCCGGTGGTGTTGAACTGCATGCGGATAAGGTCACGCCAAAGGCGAGTGCTAACGCCAGACGGGAAATCCTGGAAATGTTCAAGGTAGAGCTCCTGGGTATGCAAATCTTAAACGGGATAGACGAAATAGCCTGCTTTTTTATACTAAGTTGAGCGAAACGGGAAGATAAAAAGGGTAAAAGTTGCATTTTTAGCCCCGGAGCGGCAGGTAAGTGATCACAAATAAATAACATTTTCCGCCAGGGCGGTTGACAGTAGACGGTGGATGCAAATAAATGTCTATACAACCTAAGACAAGTGGAATGCCCCATGCAGCAGATTCATCCCGACGATGTAATATGGCGAAATGCGCGACTGGCTACGATGGCTCCGGACGTACCTGCGCCTTATGGACTGAAAGAGCAACACGCCCTGGTCGTGCGCGGCCACACTATTCTGGCCGCGATCCCTGAATCTGACATTCCTTCCGGACACCGTCACTGTGTCGATCTTCAGGGACGTCTGGTCACGCCTGGCCTGATTGACTGCCATACCCACCTGGTATTTGGCGGCGACCGCGCGGCGGAGTGGGAGCAGCGTCTGAACGGCGTCTCTTATCAAACCATTAGCGCCCAGGGGGGCGGGATTAACGCGACCGTGACGGCGACGCGCAGCAGTTCAGCCGAAACCTTGCTGAAACTGGCGCAGCAGCGGCTCCAGCGTCTCATGAATGAAGGCGTGACGACCGTTGAAATCAAATCGGGATACGGCCTCAACGCCGAGGCCGAAGAGAAGATGCTGCAGGTTGCCCGCCAGCTGGGCCTCAATAATCCGATCGATATCAGCCCAACGCTGCTGGCGGCCCATGCGGTTCCGCCGGAATACCGGCAGGATCCTGATGCGTACCTCACGCTGGTCTGTGAGCAGATACTGCCCACGCTGTGGCAAAAAGAGTTATATGAAGCAGTCGACGTGTTTTGTGAAAACGTCGGCTTTACCCCGTCGCAAACCGAGCGCCTCTTCAAGGCCGCCGCCGCGCTGGGTATCCCGGTGAAAGGGCACGTCGAGCAGCTGTCGAATCAGGGCGGTGCGGCGCTGGTCAGCCAGTATAAGGGCCTTTCCGCCGATCATATTGAGTATCTCGACGACGCAGGCGTTCAGGCGATGGCGCAAAGCGGCACGGTTGCCGTCCTGTTGCCGGGGGCGTTCTATTTTCTACAGGAGCGCCAGCGTCCGCCGGTTGAACAGCTCAGAAAACAGGGCGTGCCGATGGCGGTCGCCACCGACTATAACCCCGGCACCAGCCCGTTTGCGAGCCTGCACCTGGCGATGAATATGGCCTGCGTCCAGTTTGGCCTGACGCCCGAGGAAGCCTGGGCTGGCGTCACGCGCCATGCCGCGCAGGCACTGGGCCGCGGGGAAACCCACGGACAGCTGCGGGCCGGGTTTGTCGCCGATTTTATCGTCTGGGATGCACACCATCCGGTAGAGATGGTCTACGAGCCGGGACGCAATCCGCTGTATCAACGTATTTTCCGTGGGGAGGCAGTATGAGGTTATGGCGGCCTGTAGCCGAAACCGTCTGGCAGGGGCGCGATGACAGCGCCGAGGCCAGCAGCGCAAAGCGCATTTTCCAGACGATAAAGCAGCAGGGCCAGTTCACGCCGCTTTCATCCGGCATCGCGCTGATAGGCTTTGAATGTGATGAAGGGGTAAAACGCAATCAGGGCAGGCCCGGCGCCGTGCAGGCACCGGATATGCTGCGAAAAGCGCTGGCAAATATGGCAAGCCATCAGGGACATGACCGGCTGGCGGATATGGGCTCGGTGTACGTTGAAGGCGGCGAGCTGGAAGCGGCACAGCAGGCGTTAAGCGATGCCGTCACGGCCTGTCAGCAGTCCGGGATGCGGACGCTGGTGTTTGGCGGCGGGCACGAAACCGCGTGGGCGCACGGTCGCGGCGTGCTGGACGCCTTTCCGAACGAGCGGGTTGTTATTATCAACCTTGATGCCCATCTCGATCTGCGCAAGGCCGACCGGGCGACGTCCGGCACCCCGTTTCGCCAGCTGGCGCGCTACTGCGATGAGCGCGGGCGGGAATTTCACTACGCCTGCCTTGGCGTGAGCCGGGCGGCGAACACGCAGGCTTTGTGGGATGAGGCCGAACGCCTGAACGTCACGCTGGTGGAAGATCTCCATTTCAGGCGCGATGCGCTATCCGCCCTGGAAAAGGTACTGGCGCAGGCAGATCGTATCTATCTGACAATCGACCTGGACGTCCTGCCCGCCAGCGAAATGCCTGCCGTGTCCGCACCGGCTGCGTTAGGCATACCGGCGCTGGATCTTCTCCCGGTTATCGAACAAATCTGCCGCAGCGGTAAGCTACAGGCCGCCGATCTGGTAGAGTTTAACCCGCAGTACGATCGGGACGGGCAGGGCGCTAAGCTCGCCGCCCGCCTGGCCTGGCAAATTGCTCACTGGTGGGCATAACACTATTCAAGGAGTCACGATGTTTTCACGCTCACCTCTGCCGCAGTCGAGCCCTCCCGCGCCTTTCTATGAAAAGGTGAAGCAGGCAATTAGCGAAAAAATCGCTACCGGCGTCTGGCGCCCGCACGATCGCATTCCTTCGGAGGCCGAGCTGGTGGCACAGTTTGGTTTTAGCCGGATGACCGTCAACCGGGCGCTGCGCGAGCTGACCGACGAAGGGCTTCTGGTGCGCCTGCAGGGCGTGGGGACGTTTGTGGCGGAACCGAAAGGACAGTCGGCCCTGTTTGAAATCCGCAGCATTGCGGACGAGATAGCCGCGCGTAATCATCAGCACCGCTGTGAGGTGCTGGTGCTCGAAGAGACCCAGGCCAGCGCCGAGCAGGCCACAGAGCTTAACGTCAAGGAGGGAAGCCGCATCTTCCACTCCGTGATGGTGCATTTCGAAAACGACATTCCGGTGCAGATTGAAGATCGCTGCGTTAACGCTGAGCGGATACCGGACTATCTGAACCAGGATTACACCCAGACCACGCCGCATGCCTATCTCTCGCTCGTCGCACCGCTGACGGAAGGGGAGCACATTGTGGAGGCCGTGCGCGCCACGCCGCAGGAGTGCGAAAGGCTGCGCATTAAAGAGCACGATCCGTGCCTGCTGATCCGCCGCCGTACCTGGTCCTCGTCGCACATTGTGTCGCATGCCCGGCTGCTTTTCCCGGGGAATCGCTACCGGCTGCAGGGCCACTTCATGTCATAAGTTTTATAAGCGTGATCGCTAACGCAATATAACAAAATTGTATCTTTTTTGTTAAATCTGACCTTGTGTGTGCTTGTCTATACAAGTATATCTAAATGCATCATCTGTCCCCTATGAGGAGCACACAATGTCGTCAGGTAAATACCGCCAGCAGGACGTCCGCGCCGCGCGCGGCACCACGCTTACCGCCAAAAGCTGGCTCACCGAAGCCCCGCTGCGCATGTTGATGAACAACCTCGACCCTGAGGTGGCGGAGAACCCCCACGAGCTGGTGGTCTACGGCGGCATAGGCCGCGCCGCGCGCAACTGGGAATGCTATGACGCAATTGTAAAATCCCTGACCGAACTCGAACACGACGAAACCCTGCTGGTACAGTCCGGCAAGCCGGTTGGCGTGTTCAAAACGCACAAAAACGCCCCGCGCGTGCTGATCGCCAACTCTAACCTCGTACCGCACTGGGCCACCTGGGAACACTTCAACGAACTGGACGCAAAAGGGCTGGCGATGTATGGCCAGATGACCGCGGGGAGCTGGATCTACATCGGCAGCCAGGGGATCGTGCAGGGCACCTACGAAACCTTCGTGGAAGCCGGTCGCCAGCACTATAACGGCTCGCTGAAAGGCCGCTGGGTATTGACCGCGGGTCTCGGCGGCATGGGCGGCGCGCAGCCGCTGGCCGCCACGCTTGCCGGCGCATGCTCGCTCAACATTGAGTGCCAGCAGAGCCGCATTGATTTCCGTCTGCGCACCCGCTACGTCGATGAGCAGGCAACCGATCTGGACGATGCGCTGGCGCGCATAAAAAAATACACCTCCGAAGGTAAAGCGGTGTCGATTGCCCTGTGCGGCAACGCGGCGGACATTCTTCCTGAACTCGTCGCCCGCGGCGTGCGCCCGGATCTGGTCACCGACCAGACCAGCGCCCATGACCCGCTGCACGGCTATCTGCCAAAAGGCTGGACGTGGGAAGAATATCAGCAAAAAGCGGAAACCGACCCGGAAGGCACGGTGCTTGCCGCGAAACGCTCCATGGCCGAGCACGTCTCCGCCATGCTGGCCTTCAGCCAGATGGGCATTCCGACCTTTGACTACGGCAACAACATCCGCCAGATGGCGAAAGAGATGGGCGTGAATAACGCCTTTGACTTCCCTGGATTCGTTCCTGCCTATATTCGTCCGCTGTTCTGCCGCGGCATCGGTCCGTTCCGCTGGGTTGCCCTGTCCGGTGACCCGGAGGATATCTACAAAACCGACGCCAAAGTGAAGGAGATCGTCGCTGATGACGAACATCTTCACCACTGGCTGGACATGGCCCGCGAGCGCATTAACTTCCAGGGCCTGCCGGCGCGTATCTGCTGGGTAGGGCTGGAGTGGCGTCAAAAACTCGGCCTCGCCTTCAACGAAATGGTGCGCAGCGGTGAAGTCTCCGCGCCGATCGTCATCGGCCGCGACCACCTGGACTCCGGCTCCGTCGCCAGCCCGAACCGCGAAACCGAAGCCATGCGCGACGGCTCGGATGCGGTCTCCGACTGGCCGTTGCTGAACGCTCTGCTGAATACCGCCAGCGGCGCGACCTGGGTGTCGCTGCACCACGGCGGCGGCGTGGGGATGGGCTTCTCCCAGCATTCCGGGATGGTCATCGTCTGCGACGGAACCGATGAAGCCGCCGCGCGTATCGCTCGCGTACTGCACAACGACCCGGCAACCGGCGTGATGCGTCACGCGGATGCGGGTTACGAAATTGCCATTGACTGTGCCAAAGAGCAGGGTCTTAACCTGCCGATGATCCCTGCCACACAAGGAAAGCATTAATGAACGCATTAACACTCACTCCCGGCTCGCTGACGCTCAAGCAGCTGCGTAACGTCTGGCGCAAGCCGGTCACCCTTTCGCTGGATGCAAGTGCTCATGCCGCCATTAACGACAGCGTCGCCTGCGTCGAAGCCATCGTTGCCGAAGGGCGTACCGCCTACGGGATTAACACCGGCTTTGGCCTGCTGGCGCAGACCCGCATCGCGACACACGATCTGGAAAACTTACAGCGTTCGCTGGTGCTGTCACACGCGGCGGGCGTGGGTCAGCCGCTGGATGATGAGAT is a window of Enterobacter cloacae complex sp. ECNIH7 DNA encoding:
- the hutG gene encoding formimidoylglutamase, with the protein product MRLWRPVAETVWQGRDDSAEASSAKRIFQTIKQQGQFTPLSSGIALIGFECDEGVKRNQGRPGAVQAPDMLRKALANMASHQGHDRLADMGSVYVEGGELEAAQQALSDAVTACQQSGMRTLVFGGGHETAWAHGRGVLDAFPNERVVIINLDAHLDLRKADRATSGTPFRQLARYCDERGREFHYACLGVSRAANTQALWDEAERLNVTLVEDLHFRRDALSALEKVLAQADRIYLTIDLDVLPASEMPAVSAPAALGIPALDLLPVIEQICRSGKLQAADLVEFNPQYDRDGQGAKLAARLAWQIAHWWA
- a CDS encoding pyridoxal phosphatase; the encoded protein is MDYQVIALDLDGTLLTPEKTILPASLTALQNARKSGAKVVIVTGRHFVAIHPFYQALALNTPAICCNGALLYDYAEKRVIASDPLQPEQATQLVNLLDSYNVHSLMYADDAMFYQNPTGHIIRTGNWAKSLPESQRPVFKQVPSLSEASQNVDAIWKFALTDSDTEKLHSFGQIVERELGLACEWSWHDQVDIAQAGNSKGKRLAQWVESQGLSMSQVIAFGDNFNDLSMLETAGLGVAMGNAVDEVKACADLVIGNNTENGIADVVNQYFSVEKITA
- a CDS encoding histidine utilization repressor, translated to MFSRSPLPQSSPPAPFYEKVKQAISEKIATGVWRPHDRIPSEAELVAQFGFSRMTVNRALRELTDEGLLVRLQGVGTFVAEPKGQSALFEIRSIADEIAARNHQHRCEVLVLEETQASAEQATELNVKEGSRIFHSVMVHFENDIPVQIEDRCVNAERIPDYLNQDYTQTTPHAYLSLVAPLTEGEHIVEAVRATPQECERLRIKEHDPCLLIRRRTWSSSHIVSHARLLFPGNRYRLQGHFMS
- the pgl gene encoding 6-phosphogluconolactonase, with the protein product MKQTVYTASPESQQIHVWRLNTEGTLTLVQVVDVPGQVQPMVISPDKRFLYVGVRPEFRVLAYRISPDDGALTYTAEAPLPGSPTHISTDRKGNFVFSGSYNAGCVSVTRLEEGIPVETVDVVEGLEGCHSANISPDNRTLWVPALKQDRICLFTLSDDGHLVAQNPAEVTTVEGAGPRHMVFHPNQQYAYVVNELNSSVDVWELKDPNGQIECVQTLDMMPSDFSDTRWAADIHITPNGRHLYACDRTSSLITVFSVSEDGSVLAIEGFQPTETQPRGFNIDHSGKYLIAAGQKSHHIALYEIKGEQGLLEEKGRYAVGQGPMWVVVNAH
- the hutU gene encoding urocanate hydratase: MSSGKYRQQDVRAARGTTLTAKSWLTEAPLRMLMNNLDPEVAENPHELVVYGGIGRAARNWECYDAIVKSLTELEHDETLLVQSGKPVGVFKTHKNAPRVLIANSNLVPHWATWEHFNELDAKGLAMYGQMTAGSWIYIGSQGIVQGTYETFVEAGRQHYNGSLKGRWVLTAGLGGMGGAQPLAATLAGACSLNIECQQSRIDFRLRTRYVDEQATDLDDALARIKKYTSEGKAVSIALCGNAADILPELVARGVRPDLVTDQTSAHDPLHGYLPKGWTWEEYQQKAETDPEGTVLAAKRSMAEHVSAMLAFSQMGIPTFDYGNNIRQMAKEMGVNNAFDFPGFVPAYIRPLFCRGIGPFRWVALSGDPEDIYKTDAKVKEIVADDEHLHHWLDMARERINFQGLPARICWVGLEWRQKLGLAFNEMVRSGEVSAPIVIGRDHLDSGSVASPNRETEAMRDGSDAVSDWPLLNALLNTASGATWVSLHHGGGVGMGFSQHSGMVIVCDGTDEAAARIARVLHNDPATGVMRHADAGYEIAIDCAKEQGLNLPMIPATQGKH
- the hutI gene encoding imidazolonepropionase, translated to MQQIHPDDVIWRNARLATMAPDVPAPYGLKEQHALVVRGHTILAAIPESDIPSGHRHCVDLQGRLVTPGLIDCHTHLVFGGDRAAEWEQRLNGVSYQTISAQGGGINATVTATRSSSAETLLKLAQQRLQRLMNEGVTTVEIKSGYGLNAEAEEKMLQVARQLGLNNPIDISPTLLAAHAVPPEYRQDPDAYLTLVCEQILPTLWQKELYEAVDVFCENVGFTPSQTERLFKAAAALGIPVKGHVEQLSNQGGAALVSQYKGLSADHIEYLDDAGVQAMAQSGTVAVLLPGAFYFLQERQRPPVEQLRKQGVPMAVATDYNPGTSPFASLHLAMNMACVQFGLTPEEAWAGVTRHAAQALGRGETHGQLRAGFVADFIVWDAHHPVEMVYEPGRNPLYQRIFRGEAV
- a CDS encoding putative acyl-CoA thioester hydrolase — protein: MNISRISRLALALAFGVTLSACSSTPPDQRPSEQVAPGTASRPILSADEAKNFDRAHYFSAMDPNAAPWTPSSINLPKQPDFVVGPAGAQGVTHTSIQAAVDAAITKHSASRQYIAILPGEYEGTVYVPAAPGSITLYGLGEKAIDVKIGLAIDSEIDSNTWRHLVNPAGKYMPGKPAWYMFDNCQSKRSATIGVMCSAVFWSQNNGLQLQNLTIQNTLGDSVDAGSHQAVALRSDGDKVQINNVNILGRQNTFFVTNSGVQNTLQNNRLTRTLVTNSYVEGDVDLVSGRGAVVFDNTDFRVVNSRTQQEGYVFAPATQSNLFYGFLAVNSRFNAAGDGVAQLGRSLDVDSATNGQVVIRDSVINEGFNMAKPWADAAISKRPFSGNTGAVDDKGNVQRNLNDANFNRMWEYNNRGLGSKVVAEPKQ